In the Cryptosporangium aurantiacum genome, GGCGAGGTTCTCCTTCATCACCACGGTGGACTTCACCAGCAGGCCGGACATGCCGATGACGTCGGCCCGGTGCTCCTCCGCGGCGTCGAGGATCGCGTTCACCGGCTGCTTGATGCCGATGTTGACGACGTTGTAGCCGTTGTTGCTCAGGATGATGTCGACGAGGTTCTTGCCGATGTCGTGGACGTCGCCCTTGACCGTGGCGAGCACGATCGTGCCCTTGCCCTCGTCGTCCTCGTTGCGCTCCATGTGCGGCTCGAGGTGGGCGACCGCGGTCTTCATGACCTCGGCCGACTGGAGGACGAACGGCAGCTGCATCTGGCCGGAGCCGAACAGCTCGCCGACCGTCTTCATGCCGGCCAGCAGCGTCTCGTTGATGATGTCGAGCGCCGACTTCTCCTGCAGCATGGCGTCCAGATCGGCCTCGAGGCCGTTGCGCTCGCCGTCGACGATCCGACGCTGCAGACGCTCCTCCAGCGGGAGCGCGGCGAGTTCCTCGGCGCGGGACGCGCTCGTGGACTTCGCGTCGACACCCTCGAAGAGCTGCAGCAGGTGCTGCAGCGGGTCGTAATCCTCGCGCCGCCGGTCGTAGATCAGGTCCAGCGCGGTCTCGCGCTGGTCCTCCTGGATCCGGGTGATCGGCAGGATCTTGCTCGCATGCACGATCGCGGAGTCGAGCCCCGCTTCGCGGCACTCGTGCAGGAAGACCGAGTTGAGCACCTGACGCGCGGCCGGGTTCAGGCCGAACGAGATGTTCGACAAGCCCAACGTCGTCTGGACGTTGGGGTGACGGCGCTTCAGCTCGCGGATGCCTTCGATCGTCTCCAGACCGTCCCGGCGGCTCTCCTCGGTACCGGTGGCGATCGTGAACGTGAGCATGTCGACGACGATGTCCGACTCGGCCATGCCCCAGTTCTGGGTGAGGTCGGTGATCAGCCGCTCGGCGATCCGCACCTTGTCGGCGGCGGTGCGGGCCTGGCCCTCCTCGTCGATCGTCAGCGCGACGACCGCGGCGCCGTGCTCCTTGATGATCGGCATGATGCGGGCGTACCGGGACTCGGGGCCGTCGCCGTCCTCGAAGTTCACCGAGTTGACGATCGACCGGCCGCCGAGCGACTCCAGCCCCGCCTCGATGACGTCGACCTCGGTCGAGTCGAGCATGATCGGCAGCGTGGACGCGGTCGCGAACCGGCCGGCCAGCTCACGCATGTCCTCGGCGCCCTTGCGGCCGACGTAGTCGACACACAGGTCGATGAGGTGCGAGCCGTCGCGGGTCGCCTCACGGGCGATCTCCACGCAGTCCTGCCAGCGGCCCTCGAGCATGGCCTCGCGGAACTTCTTCGAGCCGTTCGCGTTGGTGCGCTCGCCGATCATCAGCGCGCTGGCGTCCTGCTGGAACGGCACCGACTGGTAGATGCTGGCGACGCTGGGCTCGTCATCCGGGGTCCTTACCGCCGGGGTGAGGTCTTTCACCGCCTCGGCGACCTGGCGGATGTGCTCGGGCGTGGTGCCGCAGCAGCCGCCGACGAGCGTCGCGCCGTACTCGGTGACGAACCGGCTGAGCGCGGTGGCGAGCTCGGCGGGCTGCAATGGGTAGACCGCGCCGTTCGGCCCGAGCTCCGGCAGACCGGCGTTCGGCATCACCGACAGGCCGACGTGGCCGTGCTGGGAGAGGTAGCGGAGGTGCTCGCTCATCTCGGCCGGGCCGGTGGCGCAGTTGAGGCCGAGGTAGTCGACGCCGAGCGGCTCCAGCGCGGTGACCGCCGCGCCGATCTCGCTGCCCAGCAGCATCGTGCCGGTGGTCTCGACCGTGACGTGGCAGATCAGCGGCACCCGCTTGCCCTGCTTCGCCATCGCCCGCTGGGCGCCGACGATCGCCGATTTCGCCTGCAGCAGGTCCTGGCAGGTCTCGACGATGATCGCGTCGGCGCCGCCGGCGAGCAGACCCTCGGCCTGGAGCTGGAAGGCGTCACGCAGCTTCGCGTACGGCGCGTGACCGAGCGTCGGCAGCTTGGTGCCGGGACCGACCGAGCCGAGCACGAACCGGGGCCGGTCGGGCGTCGAGAACCCGTCGGCGACCTCGCGGGCCAGCCGGGCGCCCTTCTCGTTGAGTTCGAAGATCCGCTCGACGATGTCGTACTCACCGAAGTTCGCGAGGTTGCCGCCGAACGTGTTGGTCTCGACCAGGTCGGCGCCGGCCGCGAAGTACGCCTCGTGGACGCTCTTGACCACGTCGGGGCGGGTCGCGTTGAGGACCTCGTTACAGCCCTCCAGACCCTCGAAGTCGTCGAGAGACAGGTCAGCGGCCTGGAGCATCGTGCCCATCGCCCCGTCGGACACGAGGACCCGCTCGGCGAGGGCGGACGTGAGGGCAGTGGCCGGCGTGCTCCGCAGGATGGACACCATGCTGTCAAGGTTACCGTGACACGTGCGTACTCCAGGCAGGCGACGCCCTCTTGCCGGTTCAGAGTGACGTCGAGGTATCGTGCGGCACCATTCGGGACAGTTCGGGCGTCGGCACCCGCGCTCTGGGCTGCACCGCCCCTCGCGGGTTGCGGGCGTCGTAGGGTGGTTGCGTGACCGAGTTCGACGGACTACCTGTGCTGCGTTCCCCCGTCGTCATCGCGGCGTTCGAGGGATGGAACGACGCGGGTGACGCGGCGACCGCCGTGGTCGAACATCTCGAACTGGAGTGGCAGGCCAAGCCGGTCGCCGAGATCGACCCGGACGACTACTACGACTTCCAGGTCAACCGGCCGCTGGTCTCGATGTCCGAGTCCCCCGGTGGCCGCCGGATCGAGTGGCCGACCACCCGCGTCTCCACGTGCAGCCCTCCGGGCGCCGAGCGGGACGTCGTCCTGGTGCGCGGCATCGAGCCGAACATGCGCTGGCGGGGCTTCTGCGAGGAGATCCTGGAGCTGTTCCACGCGCTCGACGTCGACCAGGTCGTGCTGCTCGGCGCGCTGCTCGCCGACACGCCGCACTCCCGCCAGTTCCCGGTGACCGGCAGCGCGTCCGACGCCGAGCTGGCCAACCGGTACGACGTCCAGCAGACCAAGTACGAGGGGCCGACCGGCATCGTCGGGGTGCTGCACGACGCGTGCGTGCGGGCGGAGATCCCGTCGCTGTCGTACTGGGCACAGGTGCCGCACTACGTGGCGCAGGCCCCCAACCCGAAGGCGACGCTGGCGCTGCTGCACACGCTGGAGAACGTGCTCGACCTGCGGGTGCCGATGGGTGAGCTGGCCGAGCGGGCCGCGGCGTGGGAGTCGCAGGTCAACGAGCTGGCCGCGTCGGATGCCGACATGGCCGAGTACATCCGGACGCTGGAGCAGCGGGACGGCGACGAGGAGATGCCGCAGGCGTCCGGCGAGGATCTCGCGCGCGAATTCGAGAAGTACCTCCGCCGCCGCGGCGGCACCGCCGGCCCGGGCGGCCCCGCCGTCTGACGCGACAGCCGCAGCGGCACCGCGGACAGAACCCACGGGGGCCGGCCCAGCCGTCTGACGCGAGCGGCAGTGGCACGCCCGGCCGCCCGGCTCACGCGCGCGCCGCCGACATCTGGGCGGGCCCACGCGGCGACACGCCGACCGGATACCGCTGGTCAGTGTTCCAAGTAACGCCATTCCGCGCGGAACAAAAAATGATAAATACCGACATAATAGACTGGTGTTAACGTTCACTCGTCATTACGTGACAACGTGTCATCTTTCTCAGCTGCAGATCGACGCGTCGGAGTAACGATTCAGAGGTACCGTTTGCTAGGACCGGGGATGCGACCGGTCGCCCAGCGCCCATTCGCCACGAGCGGTGCGGACGCCGAATGCCACGAGCGGGGCAAGGAAAGTCATTTCGTCCGCGGTATGACCACATCGCAGAGCAGGGGGCGTTACATGTCTTTATCACCCGGGGCGTACACCATCGCGTTGGCATGCGGCCAATCCAATTGTGTCGA is a window encoding:
- the metH gene encoding methionine synthase; this encodes MVSILRSTPATALTSALAERVLVSDGAMGTMLQAADLSLDDFEGLEGCNEVLNATRPDVVKSVHEAYFAAGADLVETNTFGGNLANFGEYDIVERIFELNEKGARLAREVADGFSTPDRPRFVLGSVGPGTKLPTLGHAPYAKLRDAFQLQAEGLLAGGADAIIVETCQDLLQAKSAIVGAQRAMAKQGKRVPLICHVTVETTGTMLLGSEIGAAVTALEPLGVDYLGLNCATGPAEMSEHLRYLSQHGHVGLSVMPNAGLPELGPNGAVYPLQPAELATALSRFVTEYGATLVGGCCGTTPEHIRQVAEAVKDLTPAVRTPDDEPSVASIYQSVPFQQDASALMIGERTNANGSKKFREAMLEGRWQDCVEIAREATRDGSHLIDLCVDYVGRKGAEDMRELAGRFATASTLPIMLDSTEVDVIEAGLESLGGRSIVNSVNFEDGDGPESRYARIMPIIKEHGAAVVALTIDEEGQARTAADKVRIAERLITDLTQNWGMAESDIVVDMLTFTIATGTEESRRDGLETIEGIRELKRRHPNVQTTLGLSNISFGLNPAARQVLNSVFLHECREAGLDSAIVHASKILPITRIQEDQRETALDLIYDRRREDYDPLQHLLQLFEGVDAKSTSASRAEELAALPLEERLQRRIVDGERNGLEADLDAMLQEKSALDIINETLLAGMKTVGELFGSGQMQLPFVLQSAEVMKTAVAHLEPHMERNEDDEGKGTIVLATVKGDVHDIGKNLVDIILSNNGYNVVNIGIKQPVNAILDAAEEHRADVIGMSGLLVKSTVVMKENLAEMNTRGVAARWPVMLGGAALTRAYVENDLAEMYAGDVRYARDAFEGLRLMDALMLAKRGGVAPADSEEEARKAAERKARHERSARIAAERKAAAGPEISVDDESVRSDVATDNPVPTAPFWGDRVVKGIPLADYSGLLDERATFLGQWGLRGARGGQGPSYEELVETEGRPRLRYWLDRLLADRVLEAAVVYGYFPAVSEGNQLIVLSSEDPASEERVRFRFPRQVRDRRLCLSDFFRSRAAALDEGRPDVVAFQVVTMGNRIAEYANELFAANNYRDYLEVHGLSVQLTEALAEYWHARVRSELGFAGQDPTDVEDFFKLEYRGARYSFGYPACPDLEQQEQMFELVKPHQIGVKLSEEFQLHPEQSTSAIVVHHPEAKYFAAR
- a CDS encoding PAC2 family protein, with translation MTEFDGLPVLRSPVVIAAFEGWNDAGDAATAVVEHLELEWQAKPVAEIDPDDYYDFQVNRPLVSMSESPGGRRIEWPTTRVSTCSPPGAERDVVLVRGIEPNMRWRGFCEEILELFHALDVDQVVLLGALLADTPHSRQFPVTGSASDAELANRYDVQQTKYEGPTGIVGVLHDACVRAEIPSLSYWAQVPHYVAQAPNPKATLALLHTLENVLDLRVPMGELAERAAAWESQVNELAASDADMAEYIRTLEQRDGDEEMPQASGEDLAREFEKYLRRRGGTAGPGGPAV